The Prosthecobacter algae genome includes a region encoding these proteins:
- a CDS encoding Pycsar system effector family protein: MAEASAPSPLHSSAPAPVTASTLISSTAVDVTRLLYMLYQDVESQINRADLKAQITLSTSAILAAMVSNMGLGLKSPDMHLWTATEWTLLGIYTLFIAFICSAIAHALLAAFPRSIGKSKKKPENANLYFTADIVTLHPETYVQLFGAQLNSDVRENVLKQIHAKGRVLEAKLGHVRWGLKFLSLGMLIWLCARVFLVVSYARLPVH, encoded by the coding sequence ATGGCCGAAGCTTCCGCTCCCTCTCCCCTGCATTCCAGCGCCCCTGCTCCGGTCACCGCCAGCACCCTCATCAGCTCCACTGCGGTGGATGTCACCCGGCTGCTGTACATGCTGTATCAGGATGTCGAAAGCCAGATCAACCGGGCCGATCTCAAGGCCCAGATCACCCTCAGCACCTCCGCCATCCTCGCGGCCATGGTTTCAAACATGGGCCTGGGGCTGAAATCGCCTGACATGCATCTCTGGACTGCTACCGAATGGACCCTGCTAGGCATTTACACCCTGTTCATTGCCTTCATCTGCAGCGCCATCGCCCATGCCCTGCTGGCCGCTTTTCCACGCTCGATTGGCAAATCCAAAAAGAAGCCTGAAAACGCCAATCTCTACTTCACCGCCGACATCGTGACCCTTCACCCGGAGACCTACGTGCAGTTGTTCGGTGCCCAGCTCAATTCCGACGTGCGCGAGAATGTGCTGAAGCAAATCCATGCCAAGGGCCGCGTATTGGAGGCCAAACTGGGGCATGTCCGCTGGGGCTTAAAGTTCCTCAGCCTGGGCATGCTCATCTGGCTCTGCGCCCGCGTCTTCCTCGTGGTCAGCTACGCCCGGCTTCCGGTTCATTGA